The following proteins are co-located in the Sulfurospirillum deleyianum DSM 6946 genome:
- the dnaJ gene encoding molecular chaperone DnaJ, which translates to MELDYYEVLEITRSADSGEIKKAYRKLALQYHPDRNQGDKEAEEKFKAINEAYQVLSDEQKRATYDRYGKAGLDSQGFSHFSDMRYEDIMGDLGSIFESVFGGGFGGGFGSSNGKQNRKYNLDLEADVTLAFNEAIFGTKKEVSFSYKKPCDTCDGTGSKDKSKGTCPECKGKGQVFYRQGFMTFSQPCPACQGKGSVITNPCSDCKGKGFNSVEDKVTIDIPEGIDNNNRIRVAGRGNIDERGSRGDLYILVHVKEDEHFVRHNDDIYIEVPVFFTQVALGEKIKIPTIRGEIEFEIPLGAKDKQQFIFKKEGVKNVHNHQLGSMIAQISIRYPKKLTKEQKELLEKLQEEFGIESKHKDEKFESVFDKIKSWFD; encoded by the coding sequence GTGGAATTAGATTATTACGAAGTACTGGAAATTACAAGATCTGCCGATTCTGGCGAGATCAAAAAAGCCTATCGAAAATTAGCGCTGCAATATCATCCTGATCGCAATCAAGGCGACAAAGAGGCCGAAGAAAAATTTAAAGCTATCAATGAAGCCTACCAAGTTTTAAGCGATGAACAAAAACGAGCAACCTATGATCGATACGGCAAAGCAGGACTAGATTCTCAAGGATTTAGCCACTTCTCCGATATGCGCTATGAAGACATTATGGGAGATTTGGGTTCCATTTTTGAATCTGTCTTTGGTGGTGGTTTTGGCGGTGGTTTTGGAAGTAGCAATGGCAAACAGAACCGAAAATATAATCTTGACTTAGAAGCAGATGTCACCCTAGCCTTTAATGAAGCCATTTTTGGCACGAAAAAAGAGGTGAGCTTCTCGTATAAAAAACCATGCGATACCTGCGATGGTACAGGAAGTAAAGACAAATCCAAAGGCACTTGCCCTGAATGTAAAGGCAAAGGACAAGTCTTTTACCGTCAAGGATTTATGACCTTTTCACAACCCTGCCCTGCTTGTCAAGGCAAAGGAAGTGTCATCACCAATCCGTGTTCAGATTGTAAAGGCAAAGGGTTTAACAGCGTTGAAGATAAAGTCACTATTGATATTCCAGAGGGCATTGACAACAACAATCGCATTCGTGTTGCAGGGCGAGGAAATATTGATGAGCGTGGGAGCAGGGGTGATTTATACATTTTAGTCCATGTCAAAGAAGATGAGCATTTTGTACGTCACAATGACGATATCTACATTGAAGTGCCTGTTTTCTTTACACAAGTAGCCCTTGGAGAGAAGATTAAAATTCCAACGATTCGTGGAGAAATTGAGTTTGAAATTCCTTTGGGAGCCAAAGATAAACAACAATTTATCTTCAAAAAAGAGGGTGTTAAAAACGTTCATAACCACCAATTAGGAAGCATGATAGCGCAAATCTCCATTCGTTATCCCAAAAAACTCACGAAAGAACAAAAAGAGTTGCTGGAAAAATTGCAAGAAGAGTTTGGCATCGAAAGCAAACATAAAGATGAAAAATTTGAGAGTGTCTTTGACAAAATCAAAAGTTGGTTTGATTAA
- a CDS encoding Spy/CpxP family protein refolding chaperone — protein sequence MKKTILTLATLVALGTSSAFAFGGGCQPMQGNGMGMNAERGMQHGGKGGGMMGMPLMMLDQLNLSDDQRHKLAILRSEMRLEMTKLRDPKMRTKMQDLMSAESFDKKAFVKMHNEMHEKMLALQADHMEKVFNVLTKEQRLELKKVMNERPMRPMGKPAPQAQ from the coding sequence ATGAAAAAGACAATTTTAACCCTCGCAACGTTGGTTGCACTTGGAACGAGCAGTGCGTTTGCGTTTGGTGGTGGATGCCAACCGATGCAAGGTAATGGAATGGGAATGAACGCCGAGCGTGGAATGCAGCATGGTGGAAAAGGTGGTGGTATGATGGGTATGCCACTGATGATGTTAGACCAACTCAATCTCAGTGATGACCAACGCCACAAACTTGCGATTTTACGCAGTGAGATGAGACTGGAGATGACGAAGTTACGTGACCCTAAAATGCGCACCAAAATGCAAGATTTGATGAGTGCGGAGAGCTTTGATAAAAAAGCGTTTGTTAAAATGCACAATGAAATGCATGAGAAAATGCTAGCTCTTCAAGCTGACCATATGGAAAAAGTCTTTAATGTCTTAACCAAAGAGCAACGCTTAGAGCTTAAAAAAGTGATGAATGAGCGTCCAATGCGTCCTATGGGAAAACCAGCGCCTCAAGCACAATAA
- a CDS encoding response regulator transcription factor, whose amino-acid sequence MINVLMIEDDEEFAEILSEYLAKYNIKITNYPDPYLGLSAGIKKYDLLILDLTLPGMDGLEVCKEVVAKYDIPIIISSARSDISDKVIGLQMGADDYLPKPYDPKEMYARIQSLIRRYKKSSASEEAHHASAFVVDEKRHEISFKGEVLSLTPAEYEILSYMIRQNGFSISREQLVYNCKSLKDKGSKSLDVIIGRLRAKIGDDSKNPEHIHSVRGIGYKLVG is encoded by the coding sequence ATGATTAATGTTTTGATGATTGAAGATGATGAAGAGTTTGCTGAAATTTTGAGCGAATACCTTGCGAAGTATAATATTAAAATTACCAATTATCCTGACCCTTATTTGGGACTCAGTGCGGGCATTAAAAAGTATGATTTGCTGATTTTGGATTTAACCCTTCCAGGGATGGATGGGCTTGAAGTCTGTAAAGAGGTTGTTGCTAAGTACGATATTCCTATTATTATCTCCTCCGCACGAAGCGATATTAGCGATAAAGTGATTGGGCTTCAGATGGGTGCGGATGATTATTTGCCAAAGCCTTACGATCCCAAAGAGATGTACGCAAGGATTCAAAGTTTGATTCGCCGCTATAAAAAAAGTTCTGCCTCAGAGGAGGCGCACCACGCCAGTGCCTTTGTGGTGGATGAAAAGCGCCATGAAATCTCTTTTAAAGGCGAAGTGTTAAGTTTAACACCTGCGGAGTATGAGATTCTCTCTTACATGATTCGTCAAAATGGTTTTTCGATTTCAAGGGAGCAGTTGGTGTATAACTGCAAATCGTTGAAAGATAAAGGCTCGAAGAGTTTGGATGTGATTATTGGTCGCTTGCGTGCGAAAATAGGGGATGACTCGAAAAATCCAGAGCATATTCATTCGGTTCGAGGTATTGGGTATAAGCTGGTTGGATGA
- a CDS encoding ArsS family sensor histidine kinase, producing MIRNSILNKISAIFGLSLCLLVMFFALLLEHQGERNMENMKQRQLQSVNYLLVMYRNNVQPSDIEEYFNNFGLKKVSSKHLRDSVLERGVVIFQKLSPISRFSSIVYNDHYYLFIDNFESSVLLESQEHKSFNESLWVVFVIALLILVYMYISIYKSISPLRTLSAQIRKFAGGDLEITCKSDSSDEIGEVANEFDKAVKKIRDLIQSRQLFLRTLMHELKTPIGKGRIVSEMLEDETAKKRLVNVFSRLDLLIGEFSKVEQLSTKQYDLHVKEYTMIPIIEQAIDLLMLDEKKKEEQICLEGDFDFMVAVDFDLMALAIKNLMDNALKHSFTKKVFIKQKGQNVIIANQGEPLSMAIEEYLQPFVSGSKACGSGLGLGLYIVSNIMALHGLRLAYAYVEGYHEFSVDFSEGKSA from the coding sequence ATGATACGAAATTCTATTTTAAATAAAATTAGCGCTATTTTCGGGCTCTCTTTATGTTTATTGGTGATGTTTTTTGCGCTTTTGCTAGAGCATCAAGGGGAGCGTAATATGGAAAACATGAAACAACGCCAACTCCAATCGGTCAACTACCTCTTAGTGATGTATCGAAACAATGTTCAACCTTCCGATATTGAAGAGTATTTTAATAACTTTGGATTGAAAAAAGTCTCCAGTAAACACCTTAGGGATTCTGTATTGGAGCGAGGGGTGGTGATTTTTCAAAAGCTCTCTCCTATTAGTCGATTTTCTTCTATTGTGTACAATGATCATTACTATCTCTTTATCGACAATTTTGAATCGAGTGTGCTTTTGGAGAGTCAAGAACATAAAAGTTTCAATGAAAGTTTATGGGTTGTTTTTGTCATTGCTTTGTTGATTTTGGTTTACATGTATATTTCAATTTATAAGAGCATTTCGCCACTGCGAACGCTCAGTGCGCAGATTCGTAAATTTGCGGGTGGGGATTTGGAGATTACATGTAAAAGTGATTCGAGTGATGAAATCGGTGAAGTGGCAAATGAGTTTGACAAGGCGGTCAAAAAGATACGCGATTTGATTCAATCCAGACAACTCTTTTTACGCACATTAATGCATGAACTAAAAACGCCGATTGGCAAAGGGCGTATTGTCTCTGAAATGCTAGAGGATGAAACGGCGAAAAAACGGTTGGTAAATGTCTTTAGCCGTTTGGATTTATTGATTGGCGAATTTTCCAAAGTAGAGCAGTTAAGTACCAAACAGTATGACTTACATGTAAAAGAGTACACGATGATTCCTATCATTGAACAGGCGATTGATTTGTTGATGCTCGATGAGAAGAAAAAAGAGGAACAGATTTGCCTTGAAGGTGATTTTGATTTTATGGTTGCCGTGGACTTTGATTTGATGGCATTGGCGATTAAGAATTTGATGGACAATGCATTGAAGCATAGTTTTACGAAAAAAGTTTTTATCAAACAAAAGGGGCAAAACGTCATTATTGCCAATCAAGGAGAGCCTTTGTCCATGGCGATAGAGGAGTATTTACAGCCTTTTGTTTCAGGCTCTAAGGCGTGTGGTAGTGGATTAGGGCTTGGACTTTACATTGTTTCAAATATTATGGCGTTGCATGGATTGCGTTTAGCGTATGCGTATGTTGAGGGATATCATGAATTTAGTGTTGATTTTTCAGAAGGAAAGAGCGCATGA
- the recR gene encoding recombination mediator RecR, with product MMRGLEKFNKLVEAFEKLPTVGRKSALRFAYHLVLNDTSLAMKLSHTIESAIKSIRKCERCGALSEHELCDICVDERRDHAKLCVVESAKDIFILEEHKLFDGNYFVLASLDEEILERLENRIKEGVQEVIFALTPSLSTDALILFVEDRLKAYALHFTKIAQGVPTGVHLENVDMLSLSKALEARTKT from the coding sequence ATGATGCGAGGGCTTGAGAAGTTTAATAAACTAGTAGAGGCGTTTGAAAAGCTCCCTACGGTTGGGAGAAAATCCGCCCTTCGTTTTGCCTATCATTTGGTGCTAAACGATACTTCTTTGGCGATGAAACTCTCTCATACGATTGAGAGTGCGATTAAGAGTATTCGTAAATGCGAACGCTGTGGAGCGCTGAGTGAGCATGAACTGTGTGATATTTGTGTGGATGAAAGACGCGATCATGCGAAGCTGTGTGTCGTGGAGAGTGCCAAAGATATTTTTATTTTAGAAGAGCATAAACTCTTTGATGGAAACTATTTTGTATTGGCTTCTTTGGATGAGGAGATTCTTGAACGCTTAGAGAACAGAATCAAAGAGGGCGTACAAGAGGTTATCTTTGCGCTAACCCCTTCGTTATCAACCGATGCATTGATTTTATTTGTAGAGGATAGACTCAAAGCTTATGCGTTGCATTTTACGAAAATTGCTCAGGGTGTGCCCACAGGCGTACATCTTGAAAATGTCGATATGCTCTCACTTTCTAAAGCTTTGGAAGCGAGAACAAAGACGTAA
- the ercA gene encoding alcohol dehydrogenase-like regulatory protein ErcA: protein MIDHIELSLRKCVTPEFVFGVEARKMSGKYAKNLGTKNVLIVTDKGVRRAGWVEDVIKALEAEMIQYTIFDDVVPNPRDTNVLAGVKCYREHKCDGIVTIGGGSPMDCAKGIGIVVSNMGDILAYEGVDKILYPLPPLICIPTTAGTAADVSQFAIINDVKRHVKIAIVSKSIVPDVSLIDPETTLSMDDTLSVYTGMDALTHAFEAYVSNANSAITDLYALEAISLLAKHLPEVVERPYDMDARASVMMASLLAGLAFSNASLGVIHAMAHSLGGWLDLPHGLCNAILLDSAVSYNFSYAQRRYQTIATCMGMKGNVNAKEMCAFLHAFKASLGVTQHLGTLGVDEQSIPHLSTMALHDACIVTNPIMPSQHEVEEIFLHAL, encoded by the coding sequence ATGATCGATCACATCGAATTATCGCTGCGTAAATGTGTGACTCCTGAATTTGTTTTTGGTGTAGAAGCTCGAAAAATGTCAGGAAAATATGCGAAAAATTTGGGAACAAAAAATGTCTTAATTGTCACCGATAAGGGCGTTCGTCGTGCGGGTTGGGTTGAGGATGTCATCAAAGCGTTAGAAGCTGAAATGATTCAATATACCATTTTTGATGATGTGGTTCCCAATCCAAGAGATACCAATGTCCTTGCGGGTGTAAAATGTTACCGTGAACATAAATGTGATGGTATTGTGACCATTGGTGGCGGAAGCCCAATGGATTGTGCCAAAGGGATTGGTATTGTAGTCTCCAATATGGGAGATATTCTAGCGTATGAAGGCGTTGATAAAATTCTCTATCCTTTACCTCCTTTAATTTGCATTCCAACCACCGCAGGAACCGCAGCCGATGTTTCGCAGTTTGCGATTATTAATGATGTGAAACGTCATGTCAAGATTGCGATTGTGAGTAAATCGATTGTTCCTGATGTCTCTTTGATTGATCCTGAAACGACGTTGAGCATGGATGATACGCTGAGTGTGTATACGGGTATGGATGCCTTAACCCATGCGTTTGAAGCCTATGTCTCCAACGCCAATTCTGCCATCACGGATTTGTACGCCTTAGAAGCGATTTCGCTTTTAGCAAAGCATTTACCAGAGGTGGTAGAGCGTCCTTATGATATGGATGCACGTGCTTCTGTAATGATGGCAAGTCTGTTAGCGGGTCTTGCTTTTTCCAATGCCTCGTTGGGCGTCATTCATGCGATGGCACACTCTTTGGGTGGTTGGCTTGATTTACCGCATGGGTTGTGCAATGCGATACTGCTTGATTCTGCGGTGTCGTACAACTTTTCTTACGCACAAAGGCGTTATCAAACGATTGCAACGTGTATGGGAATGAAAGGAAATGTCAATGCAAAAGAGATGTGTGCATTTCTTCATGCGTTTAAAGCATCGCTTGGCGTGACGCAACATCTGGGTACATTGGGCGTTGATGAGCAGAGTATTCCTCATTTGTCAACGATGGCATTACACGATGCATGTATTGTCACCAATCCTATTATGCCTAGCCAACATGAGGTAGAGGAGATTTTTTTACATGCCTTATAG
- a CDS encoding putative bifunctional diguanylate cyclase/phosphodiesterase, which translates to MPYSNNEELRTKIIGLGESSVRKSYYPQLQDRIMELERFHALLDRARELIFLVDAQNLHIIDVNAIVCSTLEASKESLVHSEITQWLPHELIERMQRLAQGVEDSIMVEMGIENSGGVVPLEFVLQYLSFGEDDYFVILGKDISERRHAESTIHTLAFFDPLTHLANRQLLHDRMAQALAKSQRHHKVGALLMIDLDNFKALNDTKGHHIGDELLIQVAQRIQTIVREGDTLARISGDEFVVLLEGLAHEESKAAQEAEKFATRVKYLLNEPYELLGYEHTCSSSIGIALFNGQPKSKETLLKQADIAMYQAKEKGRNRICFYDPLMQENIEHKTTMEHELRMALSKEELILFYQPQVNLEGKIVGVEALLRWNHPQKGLIPPNTFIPLAEETGLIIPVGSWVLHRACQQLSEWKKDFPHQPLHLSINVSAKQFQEASFYETVANAIALSGSDAGSIKLELTESLILDSIHETIAKIEALRLLGVGFSLDDFGTGYSSLSYLKRLPLDELKIDQSFVRDIGHDNNDAMIVKTIIEMAHNFDLDVIAEGVEDKEQFNFLMENGCGLFQGYLFGKPMPPEELERLFLA; encoded by the coding sequence ATGCCTTATAGCAACAATGAAGAGCTTCGTACAAAAATTATTGGTCTAGGGGAGAGCTCTGTGCGGAAGAGTTATTATCCTCAACTGCAAGATAGAATCATGGAACTTGAACGATTTCACGCACTTTTAGATCGTGCAAGGGAGTTGATTTTTTTAGTTGACGCTCAGAATTTACATATTATTGATGTCAATGCGATTGTCTGCTCAACGCTTGAGGCTTCCAAAGAGAGTTTAGTGCACAGTGAGATTACGCAGTGGCTTCCTCATGAATTGATTGAGCGTATGCAACGCTTAGCGCAAGGTGTTGAAGATTCGATAATGGTTGAAATGGGCATCGAAAATTCTGGAGGAGTTGTCCCTTTGGAGTTTGTGCTTCAATATCTCTCTTTTGGGGAAGATGACTATTTTGTTATTTTGGGAAAAGATATTTCTGAGCGTCGGCATGCAGAATCGACGATTCATACTTTAGCCTTTTTTGATCCTTTAACCCATCTTGCGAACCGTCAGCTTTTGCATGACCGCATGGCACAAGCCCTTGCGAAAAGCCAAAGGCATCATAAAGTAGGCGCTCTTTTGATGATTGATTTGGATAATTTTAAAGCCTTGAATGATACCAAAGGGCATCATATTGGTGATGAGCTTTTGATACAGGTTGCCCAAAGGATTCAAACCATTGTTAGAGAAGGCGATACATTGGCACGTATAAGCGGTGATGAGTTTGTGGTATTGCTCGAGGGCTTAGCGCATGAGGAGTCCAAAGCAGCACAAGAAGCAGAAAAATTTGCAACCCGTGTGAAATATTTATTGAATGAACCTTATGAGCTTTTAGGGTATGAACACACCTGCTCTTCTAGTATTGGCATTGCGCTTTTTAATGGACAGCCTAAGAGTAAAGAGACGTTGTTAAAACAAGCGGATATTGCGATGTATCAAGCCAAAGAAAAAGGTCGAAATCGTATCTGTTTTTATGATCCTTTAATGCAAGAAAACATTGAACATAAAACGACCATGGAGCATGAGTTGCGCATGGCACTGAGTAAAGAGGAACTCATACTTTTTTATCAACCTCAGGTCAATTTAGAGGGAAAAATCGTTGGAGTTGAAGCGTTGCTTCGTTGGAATCACCCTCAAAAAGGACTGATTCCTCCTAATACCTTTATTCCCCTTGCTGAAGAGACGGGGTTGATTATTCCTGTGGGAAGTTGGGTGTTGCATCGTGCTTGTCAGCAGTTGTCTGAATGGAAAAAGGATTTTCCTCATCAGCCCTTACATCTCTCTATTAATGTCAGTGCCAAACAGTTTCAAGAAGCCTCCTTTTATGAGACGGTTGCCAATGCTATTGCTTTGAGTGGAAGTGATGCAGGATCGATTAAGCTAGAGTTGACGGAGAGTTTGATTTTAGATTCAATTCATGAAACCATTGCAAAGATTGAAGCGTTGCGGTTGTTAGGTGTTGGTTTTTCTTTGGACGATTTTGGTACAGGGTACTCTTCTCTTTCCTATCTCAAACGTCTACCCCTTGATGAGCTAAAAATCGACCAATCTTTTGTACGAGATATTGGTCACGACAATAATGACGCCATGATTGTAAAGACGATTATTGAAATGGCACACAACTTTGATTTGGATGTGATTGCTGAGGGGGTTGAAGATAAAGAACAGTTTAACTTTTTAATGGAAAATGGATGTGGGTTATTTCAAGGATATCTTTTTGGAAAGCCAATGCCTCCAGAAGAGCTTGAGCGCCTTTTTTTGGCATAA
- a CDS encoding zf-TFIIB domain-containing protein, which translates to MRCPVCQTVDLLMSERQGVEIDYCPQCRGVWLDRGELDKILERSSSSSKAYEKEARTMPKEEYRSYEKSHYPSRKKESFLSELFDF; encoded by the coding sequence ATGCGTTGTCCAGTCTGTCAAACGGTTGATTTATTAATGTCAGAGCGACAAGGTGTTGAGATAGATTATTGTCCACAATGCCGAGGTGTCTGGTTGGATAGAGGTGAATTGGATAAAATTCTTGAACGTTCTTCTTCCTCCTCTAAGGCGTATGAAAAAGAGGCACGAACGATGCCCAAAGAAGAGTATCGCTCTTATGAAAAGTCACACTATCCTTCTAGGAAAAAAGAGAGTTTTTTAAGCGAACTATTTGATTTTTAA
- a CDS encoding fatty acid--CoA ligase has translation MQLEQTLKNPYAYDYQLLIKHLFNAPIAYNPKQEIVYRFDQRFSYETFKKRVHQLAHMLSTMGIKAGDTVAVMDYDSHRYLECYFAVPMIGAVLHTINIRLSPEQILYTINHAEDDLILAHSDFLPILEQIKGRLEVDSFVLLQDEAMALKTSLHVKGEYETLLAQQPSVFAFPDLNENTRATTFYTTGTTGLPKGVYFTHRQLVLHTLGVLSTLGTAPHQGNFHQNDVYMPITPMFHVHAWGLPYVATMLGVKQVYPGRYIPDLLLELIAKENVTFSHCVPTIMHMLFNSPKINEVDLRGWKVIIGGAALPKAMCQEALQRGIDMFTGYGMSETCPILSLAQLTPEMLELSNEEQSDIRIKTGRSMGLVEMEIVDEQMQPLPHDGKSTGEIVVRSPWLTQGYFKDQKNSELLWAGGYLHTGDVAYMDEKGYVKITDRVKDIIKVGGEWVSSLELEDIIHQHPSVKEVAVIGVEDEKWGERPLALVVCDNLKPISEKELLSHAKEFIKKGIMAREGMLLKILFVSSIDKTSVGKIDKKSLRQKYTL, from the coding sequence ATGCAACTAGAACAAACCTTGAAAAATCCCTATGCTTATGATTATCAACTGCTTATTAAACACCTTTTTAATGCGCCTATTGCGTACAATCCAAAACAAGAAATTGTCTATCGCTTTGATCAACGTTTTTCCTATGAAACATTTAAAAAGCGGGTGCATCAACTTGCGCATATGCTCAGTACAATGGGCATTAAAGCAGGCGATACGGTTGCTGTGATGGATTATGATTCACATCGTTATTTGGAGTGCTATTTTGCTGTACCAATGATTGGAGCTGTATTACACACCATTAACATTCGACTCTCTCCTGAACAAATTCTCTATACCATCAATCATGCGGAAGATGACCTTATTTTAGCCCACAGTGATTTTTTACCTATCTTAGAGCAAATCAAAGGACGACTTGAAGTTGACTCTTTTGTCCTTCTGCAAGATGAAGCGATGGCTCTTAAAACCTCTTTACATGTAAAAGGAGAATACGAAACTCTTCTCGCACAACAGCCTAGCGTTTTTGCGTTTCCAGACTTAAATGAGAACACCCGTGCAACCACTTTTTACACAACTGGCACCACAGGACTTCCCAAAGGTGTTTATTTCACGCATCGACAACTGGTATTGCACACATTAGGGGTTCTCTCCACGTTAGGAACAGCACCCCATCAAGGTAATTTTCACCAAAATGATGTCTACATGCCTATTACGCCGATGTTTCATGTCCATGCATGGGGACTTCCTTATGTCGCAACCATGCTGGGTGTCAAACAGGTTTATCCAGGACGCTACATTCCTGATCTCCTCCTAGAACTCATCGCAAAAGAAAATGTCACTTTTTCACACTGTGTCCCGACCATTATGCACATGCTCTTTAATTCACCTAAAATTAATGAGGTCGATTTGCGAGGATGGAAAGTGATTATTGGAGGAGCGGCACTTCCTAAGGCAATGTGTCAAGAGGCTCTCCAAAGAGGCATTGATATGTTTACAGGCTATGGTATGAGTGAAACATGTCCTATCTTAAGTTTGGCTCAACTCACTCCTGAAATGCTTGAGCTAAGCAATGAAGAGCAAAGCGATATTCGTATTAAAACAGGTCGTTCAATGGGGCTTGTGGAGATGGAAATTGTAGATGAGCAAATGCAACCCCTTCCTCACGATGGAAAAAGTACCGGTGAAATTGTCGTACGTTCTCCGTGGCTCACACAAGGATATTTTAAAGACCAAAAAAACTCAGAACTCCTATGGGCTGGAGGCTACTTGCATACGGGCGATGTTGCTTATATGGATGAAAAGGGCTATGTTAAAATTACGGATAGGGTAAAAGATATTATAAAAGTGGGAGGCGAATGGGTCTCCTCTTTAGAACTCGAAGATATTATTCATCAACATCCTAGCGTTAAGGAAGTTGCCGTGATTGGGGTGGAAGATGAAAAATGGGGAGAACGCCCTTTGGCTTTAGTTGTCTGTGATAACCTTAAACCCATTTCTGAAAAAGAGTTACTAAGCCACGCAAAAGAGTTTATCAAAAAAGGGATTATGGCAAGAGAGGGTATGCTCTTAAAGATTCTCTTTGTCTCAAGCATTGATAAAACAAGTGTGGGAAAAATCGATAAAAAAAGCTTACGTCAAAAATATACCCTCTAA
- a CDS encoding shikimate dehydrogenase, whose translation MQLFTLFGYPVTHSISPRLHNAVMQGLGIDGCYIRTPIEHPQTLLPTFRKLDLSGANVTVPHKEVAFAHCDEVRGIAKEIGAVNTLIKEGTRIIGYNTDAEGFYAAIKSFGHLRNALILGAGGTAKAIAMILKAHHVDVTILNRSASRLDFFEKLGFTCKTWETFTPSSYELIINTTSAGLKDESYPCEEALLNLLFEKAHYAFDVIYNQQTPFLRLAQAHHLTYKDGKEMLLYQGVLAFHLFFAQQYDLKTIESLMRPVFEL comes from the coding sequence ATGCAACTCTTTACCCTTTTTGGCTACCCTGTAACCCACTCTATTTCTCCTAGACTTCATAATGCAGTGATGCAAGGGCTAGGCATTGATGGGTGCTATATTCGAACACCTATTGAACATCCCCAAACCCTTCTTCCAACCTTTAGGAAACTTGATCTTTCAGGTGCCAATGTAACGGTACCTCACAAAGAAGTAGCTTTCGCGCACTGTGATGAAGTCAGAGGCATTGCCAAAGAGATTGGCGCAGTCAATACATTAATCAAAGAAGGCACTCGCATCATCGGTTACAACACCGATGCAGAAGGATTTTATGCGGCAATAAAATCCTTTGGGCACCTTCGTAATGCACTGATTTTAGGGGCAGGAGGAACGGCTAAGGCGATTGCGATGATTTTAAAAGCACACCATGTTGATGTTACGATTCTTAACCGCTCTGCTAGCAGACTCGATTTTTTTGAGAAACTAGGCTTTACATGTAAAACATGGGAGACCTTTACACCCTCTTCGTATGAGCTGATTATCAATACAACCTCCGCAGGACTCAAAGATGAATCCTATCCTTGTGAAGAGGCTCTTTTGAATCTACTCTTTGAGAAGGCACACTACGCTTTTGATGTCATTTATAACCAACAAACTCCTTTTTTACGCCTTGCACAAGCGCATCATCTGACATATAAAGATGGTAAAGAGATGCTTTTATATCAAGGTGTTTTGGCTTTTCATCTTTTTTTTGCACAACAATACGATCTTAAAACAATCGAATCTTTGATGCGCCCTGTTTTTGAACTCTAA